CTTGTCTTAGCATGTATTGAAGTTTAGTAGCTCTTACACTTTGTTAAACTGCTGTAGAAGACAGATGAGGCTCACGGTTGCGTAGGAAGGTATCCAACAGTCTACCCTGTCCTAACAACTGATGTTCATAACTTGCAGCTGAATGGTACAGACTCAGATTTCCAAAGCCCCAGTGACAGCCACATCTGTGACAAGTTATGAAACAAATGGGATTGACTACGAATTTCTGTCAGggatctcttttttctttctttctttttttttttttcggtgaGCCGCAGCTTTATAGTTTCTTTGGAGTGAGCTCCACAGACATCTCAGTGCTCTTCAGCTGATCCATGCTCAGTTGCGGCTCTTCTGTGCTCCAGGACTGTTTCACAGCCACATTCCTGCGCTCTCACTAGGCAGGACGGGGTCAGGAATCGCTAGTCTGGGTTCTCAACGAGAAGGAATGAGCAGGAGCAGAATACACCGGCTTTCCAGATATTCTGAGAGGTGGAAGGAGAATGCTGGGTTAGCAAATGGTCTGgatgttcttggttttgtttaagaaaagcTAATCACTGGTcgagaaaatagattttttttttaatttaattttattttattttaaacacaacCATCCTGCCCTGGATGTGCGGTTCCCATGACGGTGTTTCTACATGGGAGAGCGTTCCTGGGATTGCGAGCAGACGTAACTTGTACCTCCCCAATCCAAAGGGCCACTTCCCTCCCACGAGTGGCCGTCGGATTTAGTACcagttcatgaaaaaaaatgctgctttgaacTCAGAGGGTTAATATACTTTtgatttgtaattttttgtaAAACTTTTTACAAGGTAGCATAGTATTTCACCAGAATACCAACTACAATCCGTCCATGGTctgatttttatataatttagtGGTGCTTTAGAAACTTTTGTTTGGTTGTTTCGGAGCTGTACAGCTCAGTTCTTCGCCTGTATCTACCTAAGACCAATGTGAACCTTTGTATTTTTGCTCCTAATTTTGGACTCAGTGAAAGTGTACTGTTTACATGTACAGAACTCCCGGCCCCTGTGTGTTCTGCAAGACCTGCTGTTGAAGAGGAAGATGCACCTCACCCAGTTCGTCTGCTTAAGCAAGCCACAGCTTCACTCACCCACCGACACACGCACCTACCCTAAGGAAGACCCCACAAAATTGAAACGCCCTTTAAGCAATTTTGGGTTTTGCACAagctattgtattttttttttttttccagtagtcgATTTATGGATTGGCTGCGATTCAAATCGAGAGCTGACCCGGAGCTCAGTTAACTGAAGCACCAGAACTCAAGCAGGCAGAGTCGCACAGTGCTGCTGTTtcaccatcctcctcctgccacccGAGGCAGGAGGGTGAAAGCTGCCGAGCTCAGTGTAGGGTTCAAACAATGCAGAAGAGCACTCGAGCCCAGGGGGCTTGCAGGGAAGCAGGGGGGAAACACTCATCAGCATAATTGGAAACATACTTTACCGAACCTGGTGAAATCGCCCAAGCTGGCTGCTGATTTCAGATTGAGAGGGTGGGAGCGCGTTCCCTCAGGAGGAGGGGGGCTCCGACACGAAGCAGAAAGCTCTTTGGAAAGTCGGTGCTTTCCTGAGGGCTCAGATAGAAAGCATATGGCACTTAATCCAGCTTTTAAGGTGACACTTTATTGCTTAATCAATTGATTCATTTTGAAATGATATTTTTGCAGATAGGCACCTATGCAACTTAATGTGGCTCTTAAGCAGATGAGCACTTCCTCCTCAACGAGCTTGATAAGAGTTATTTGTGTTATATACTGTGGATTTTTCCAGTAAATGTGgcttaatattttaattcttagAATGTGTGTCTATTATATATGTGATGCAACTTAATTCTGTTCTGTTTGTGGAATGATTAGCACAGGCCAACTCCCTGTTCCCCTCACTTAACAAAGACCAATGAGCTGTTAATCAAGCTGTTATCTCCATGGTATTACTTGCTAAATGCACTGATTTCATAAGTATGtggaatcctttttttttttttcttttgaatctgTATATCATATATAAGACTGAATCTACTTAATAAACACTGTATAACAAAAAGGGCTTTCTCCTCCACTGTCGAGCACCGCTGGGTGCTGCCGGCACCGGGCGCTCTCCAGCCGCTGCCCCTCACCCCGGCGCCAGCCCGCATttgctccccagccccagcctacgCGCTGTGTGAGAGGTCAGTGCGATTGGTCACCAAAGCGGGATCTAAATTTAggtgttaaaggaaaaaaatcctccataTCTTTCAATAATTTTGACATAAGCTGTGCTTCCCATTCCTTAACAGACAGCTGCGGGTACCATAGAGAGCAGCGTTAGCACTCACAAGTGGGGCTAGTCACAAATTTTATGCTTAACTTATATTttgacaaaattaattttgtgaagtgtctgttttttgtggaaaaaaaaaaaaaaagttttcattgaagtttgtggaaagttctccctctccctcatggaaaatactgatttttcgtTACCAGCTTTATTCACTAAGTATAATAAATCTTTGCATCCATAAAACGTTTATCTCAAAGCACTGTGTAGATAAAAATCTCCTGATTTGCATCAGTGGCTGGCCAACAGTCAGGAGGGCCCAGGAAAGATGAGTCAAATCGGTTTGCAGCTTTGGTGGAAGCGCTGCCTTTTGCTTCGCATACGGGTGCCTGCGATGCGGTACGGGCAGGACCTGCCCCaggttttgctgctgcagccttcAGCGACAGCCAGAAGGACCCGCCTGAACGTTTGCGCTTGTAAATAGTCACGCGGGATAGCACATCCCAAATGGACCTTCCGTAATAATTAGTTAATGTATGTGTGTACACAGAGCGAATGTGAGGGTTTTGTAGTGCGCACAGGTAAAGTGTCTCCCGTGTGTCCCTGACGCAGTTGGGTTGAACACCGTTAAGCCTCTGGATAAGCTTTGCCCCCAAATTTCAAACGGAGTAAGCCATGGGGATTAGCAGTGCTCAGTCGCACCAGCGTGCAAACCCGTTTTCGGTACCTCTGGAAATAGCTGCTGTTGCTTCCGCAGCTCCACGGTTACAGGTCTCTTGGCCGACTTGGCTGCAGCCAAGCTCCACTGCGGAGCCAGGATGCTCCAGAGCACTGCAGAGCCGGACCCAAACAGCGGACGGtctgtgagagaaaaaaatctattatcaGATAAATAtcatggagaaaagaaaaaattaatttatatttgctCTGTGTGAAATTCTGACATTGAGTTTTACTCTTGAATCCTCCAAGCTCCCCTATTCTAGAAGTAACGAATTCTGACATTATCATCCACCATACcaataaaatagaaaacttgATGTCAGTTATTTAGCAGTTTTAAAGCTTACCTAAGTAACAACTCTACTTATTTTTTGCGTTACTTATTTTTAGCATATTTAGATGATCTGGACATCTTTAACCACACCTGTGCTTGCAGCCAAAGCCTGCCAGAGTGAGGAGAACATCAATGAACtaccaaaacccacaaaagctGGGGCCAGAAGAGCCGCTGCCCTGGCCATGCATGGCTCCTGTGCTAGCGTAGACCCCACGGCTCGTGCCACAGCACGCTGCCGGCGTGCAGGAGACGTCTGAGGTCGGCAGGTTTGTGATGGGTCGGTTCCTACCACTGAAGGCCTGCAGCCAGGACCGATGTTCACATCCAGATAAATCCTGACTCCCGACGGTAGTGATGCAGAGTTTAAACCATAAACCTTCTCCCATGCTTGGGACAGAGCTTCCTTTGCACTCAAAGGCAGCGATGCTCAGCTTTGTCCCCCTTTTCCTTCTCAGCGGGATTTTTTAAGCAAGCAGACCAAAGAAGCTAGGCTTCACTGCTGCTGCACTCCTGCCCACCAACCCCCCAGCATTAGTGATGTGGAGGAATGGGGAGAATGGGGCACCATGGCCGCTGTTCTGCAACACCACAGCACCACAGAATTTAAGGAAGTTCAGTATTATATCACCGAACAGATCTAAACAttcccacagccccactgcccaaTTTATGAGATCACTGTCTGCCTTGCGGAAGATCCACGCAATGAGACCAGAACCCAGACCTGTAACAGAATAATTCACGTTATTCTTTTCTTACTACctagaaaagagagaggaaggacGTAACAATAAAGTAGTTTACAGGTAGTTTCAATGAACAGTATAATTGGTATCACGTTGTTAATGCGCTTTAGAAGACATTTTCAGATCCATTTATCCAACAATTGAGTAAGACAGTAACGTAAAAGCCAcgttaacagcagcagcaagacccCTGGGCCAGTCTTTGCTGCCCATAGGCAGGGCaggtattcccccccccccccccccccccccgttactGCCGGGCGGGCTCCCGCAGCCGCAGCCTTCACTCCTGCAGCGTCCCACTGTCACACTGCTGCTTTTGGAGCACTCAGGTATGCGTTTCCCAAGAGCCACACACCGCGTCTGCAGTAGGTGCACTGCCTTCAGTTATCTACAAGCATATAAAAACCGATTTAATGAAGCCGAGACAGGACTGCAGCCCCCCCCTTTTAATCATCTGAGCAGAGCTCTGGAACACTCCCagttaaaaaagaggaaaggaaaagcaatattGCCTTAGATAGCACAGAGGATGACTTCAGAAAAAGAGGATTGAAACCACAAATGCAGGTTTTACAGagtgtttatttttccaatacCACAAGGGACATACATGAGCAGGCCCCCCCGGAGGGCTCTGCAAACCAGACCAGTTCCATCTGTACACTACAGTGGCCCCAAAGGAGGCAGAGCCAGACCCCCCAGCTCCGCTCCCTATCTTTGGTAAGCAGGTTTCACACCTCCGCTCTGCCGTCACTAACACCGCAGTTCTGTTCATCCCGGGGTGTGTGCGCGGGTCTCTCTCATTCCCACAACATGAGGCTGTCGGGTGCATTAAGGATAAACCATTGCAGAGACTAAACTTGTTGCATCCCTCAGGCTTGCATCTCAAACAGGGACTtgtacagttgaaaaaaaaaaaaaaagtgcatggtCAAGGGAGGTAGGATAGAGCTAGAaaagggacaaaagaaaaaaaaaaaaaacaaacccctacAATTCTTGCTACTGCTGCTTAACTGCTGACTTTTCCCCTCACTGAAGCAATTATTTCTTGGTAAGTAATTGCTCCAATGAGGAAGAGAGTCACGGTTTTGCTCTCAAGGATGTTCACCTTCTTGCAACGCAGCTACAGCCATGCTCTAGGAGATCAGTTACAGCAACAACTGGCAATAGCTTAGAGGAGCGACCAGTGAAGTACACTCGACTTGGCAAATCCCATCAGGTCATCCTTGAGTCCGCACATCACAGTCTACCTGCACAACGCAGCACGGATGCCCGGGCAGAGAGGGAGGCTGTCAGAACCGAGAGACACCGTTGCGTGTTGAGCCTCACATTAGGCAAGACAGAATACAGTGGCTCTGACTACAGATGCAGATTAATAACTAACACCACTTTAATGCAATACTGCTGTAGAGCCTgaaaatccaaggaaaaaaaaaaagaaccctttaTGTTCTATGTACATTACATCCATTTACAGAGTTGGCCAGTACTGTGTACAACATATAAATACATGATCAAACAGATGCATAGAGGATACTTACAGGagccaaataattcactttatacatccaagaatgaaaatataaaaaaaggaaaaaacactgcttTAAATGTTAGATGATCGTCACACAGATGCACAGCTAGACGCTTGCAAGTGGTCAGATGTTGTCACGTTAAGGTCCTCATTGCAGGGCTGCAATGCAGAGATCGCTGGCCACGTAAACGAGCTTCTAGGAACCTCCGACATTTCACACTAGTTTGTGGCAAGTCAGCCAAAAGAGGCAGTCACATCGGCTGGTCCAAGAGTTCAGCCAGGCACACAGTTCCCTGCGCCACACATCTTCTTGCAGACCAGCAGAAGGCATTCGGTTGGCacctgccacttttttttttttttttcctcttcttcttgcATCCTCCGAGTTGGCTCCGTCCAGTATACGGTTAGCTGTATACGGCTCTACAGCCACCTGCAGAGTGCTTTACTGGGCACCACGTTCTGCTGTAGCATCCAAAGACCGTACAGAACCgtcactgcagagcagctctttgCTTACACTTACTGTACAGCGGTCCTTCCCACACAAACCAAGAATGGAGATGGCAGAAGGGGAGAGTGGAAGACTGTAGGGCCTCACCTAGCGCAGCCCCGAAATAGAAAACACCCTGTTCCAGTTCCTTTGGATGTAAAGATTTCCTTGACGGAGGGTCCACGGATTGCCACAGCAAACTGCCTGTCACTCAGGTGTTAGCCTCAGCACGTGTACCAGAGCGCAATCAGTATTTCCACGATAGCACGAAGCAGAAGGATCGCTCCAGTGGGGCGCAGCCCACCGAGACTGGAGTGTAACCGTGAGCAAGAAAGGGTTTTGCACTGTAGATTTTAGTGGGAAGGCAAGTCAACTTTCCTCACCAAAACAAAGTGTAATAGCATTTCTACTATAAACAGAATAGTATTTTGTGTACAGGTTTTAGGATCAGTCATTATCAAAATACACACACTGAATATACAATTTGTCCCATGGCCATAATTTATTATCTCACCACAAGGCACAATACACAAAGCTTAGAGGGTCCTATACAGTCATCATGACAAAACGCCCCGCAGCCTTTACACATGATCATGGCTTTAAGGCTGCACGAGCACTTGAACGATATCTCATCAACACTGCTGCTATCAGCAAACATCTGCACAGAAAGGGACGTATTATGGTTTGCAGCAAAGTTCGCTTTGTGGGTTAGCTGCATCATGCTTCCAGCAAGGCTTCTGGGAAAAGCTGGAGTGCTGGATGAATAATTAAAGCTGGTGGAATTAAGCTGCAGCTTAGAAAGCTTCCCATAAAATGCTTGCTTGATATTGAGCTGAGAGGGTATGGAAGAAGGCTCCAAAGGGTGATTGTGTCCTTTTCCTGGTTCccttgaaaacttaaaaaatggcAAGTCCATAACAAGCGGAACACTTTGCAAATGCTCAGTCAGCTCCACGGGGTTTTGTGCTGCGTCCTTCTGGTTCTCCATGTTACTCTTGGCTGGGCTGCCACATGCCAGCACATTCTCATTTTTTATTCCTCCCAGGGTGTCAGTGTGCTGCTTTGAAGTCCATTCGTCCCTTGCAACTGGCATTCCTTCTCCTGATGCACAGCTCTTGCTCAGAGGAATCTGTTTGCTGGGGGACAAGGTTCCCATGGCTGAAATTTGATCCAAAGCCCTGGAGTGATGTAGTCTAACGCTGGGGTTGCAAGGAAAACCAGAACCAAAGAGTTTTTTGCCTTGAACTCCAACATAATTTTTATTGACTGATGTACCTCCTGTCTGATTTGGACCAAGAGAAGTTACAGTTGGAGATAAAAACTGAGGCTCCGTAGAGGCGTTCAACTTCTCTGGACTTCTATTTGTGACAACACTTGTCAGTGGGCTGTGCTGTGGCACCCGATGGACCTTGGACAACTCCTTCTGCTCCTCAAAGCTacaggaagaaaatgttctttcccGGGGGCCCATATCTTCAGGCTTCTGAGAGGCACTTGCCACATTTGCCAGTTGGTCTTGGCAGCTTAAAGTCGAGCCAACTTTGGAATGTTTTTCTGAAGTAGATTGATCCTCCGCATCCTCTGCTCTAGGTAACGCTGCCCCTGATCCGCACTTCTTTTCCGGGGGATCCATGGAAGATCTCAGTGAGTGGAAGTCATCGCTCCTGCTTGGGGCACTCGTCTTTATTCCTACATCTGGAGAAGATTCTTTGCCAAAATAGCAACTGCTACCCCTCTCCATTTGCAGGGAGAGGCTTTCTGACTGCTTGTCCAGCAGCGGCTGTGTGATTTCCAGCTTGATGTTGCCATGAGATACTGGGAGAACTTCTTCCAATGGAAGGTTCCCCTTAAGCAGCTGCATCACCAAAGGGTTGCTGGTTTCAACAGAGGATACGGGCCGAGCAGAACCTGTCAGCCGCTCGGCTTTCTGAGGCAACGGTGCATGTGGTTCCCATCTCTGAGATGCAGGTGCAGCGCTCATCGCTGCAACTGCAGGGAAGTCCACAACACAGGCCAGACTATCTGTTTCCACAGATGATTTTGACCTAATCCTATCACatctctcagtgctgctgtgacGGGAGGAGTCTTTCCCAGCCACCTCCCTACAGCTGACACTTCTGAAACATATATCCATCTCTACATTCTCATCAGCTACGTCAGCTTCAAAATCTGAAGCAGTATCTGTTGTTTCACTGTGCGTACTCTGTACTTCATCATCTCCGTTTGTCTTGAACTCTTGAGTCTCTCTCAGTGGCTGATGCGCATTTTCTTGTTCTGTTCTAGGGCACCTCTCCCTCAGCTGCAGAAGTTTTTCAGAGGTATCTATCCTATTCTGAGAAATAAAGTCATCGTATAAAGAGGGTTTCACCAGAGACTCTGTATTTTGTTCTTCATTACTTAGTTTGCCATCactctctttctctgcctgcagGTGTGCAAAGTTATACAGTGCAGGGTCTGCTTTCTCCACTCCAGTAGTCACCATTTTGGAGTTATCACTATCAGCAACACATTTTTCCACAAATGTTTCAGAGCCATTAAATCTAAATCTAGATACCATTTCTGGCTCATGGCATTCTTTACCACCTGATGACAATTCTGGCAGAAGAGCAGGACAACTGGAGGAATTTTCCTTTGTGTCAGAATGATAATCCAACTGTACAGCGGGATCACTAACATCTTTGAATTCTGACACAACCCTCTTTCCTGTAGGACTGATCACAGCTCCCTGCACCTGAGAACAAGACAGACCGTTCATTGGAGGAATCACGCATTTCAGCTTTGTACTTTGCCTCTCCTGTGATGCAACACAAGATGGGGTTTCGGTCCTTGGGTCGCAGAGGAGCTGCTCAgggctctcctcctgcctctcagaAGTTGCATTGTCTAAGGATGACCCAGTCAAAGCATCACAGAACTGCCTTCTAGGTGAACCATCACCAGGTT
This region of Harpia harpyja isolate bHarHar1 chromosome 1, bHarHar1 primary haplotype, whole genome shotgun sequence genomic DNA includes:
- the ASXL1 gene encoding polycomb group protein ASXL1 isoform X2, with the protein product MTPKQILQVIEAEGLKEMSGTSPLACLNAMLHSNSRGGDGLFYKLPGRISLFTLKKDALQWSRNLPVPEGEELEDTADAESCESNEASTVSGDNDVSLDETSSNASCSTESQSKGPAATRESYRTASQTSKQKKKTGVMLPRVVLTPLKVNGAHMESASGFTGRHADGESSSTSSSSSSSLALCKATLRSRTEINRDPPQLLRGIRKPTAGQMKRNRGEDIDFETPGSILVNTNLRALINSRTFNALPSHFQQQLLYLLPEVDRQVGADGLMRLSGSALNNEFFTHAAQSWRERLADGEFTHEMQVRIRQEMEKEKRVEQWKEKFFEDYYGQKLGLTQEESQEQNLVQEDAENRTGLSVKGEARLPRGPSTRQRDGHFKKRSRADLRCRARRSLYKLREPEQMEASKETASVGPDSSLHKETKPEKDLKKDDLTSPSAAVLKPESSELHLSPETSKLHSKSEDLSLAAANRIPSLPQENSARESKDQKRKCFEEAASASFPEKKPRLEDRQSFRNTIESVHPEKPQPTKEEPKVPPIRIQLSRIKPPWVVKGQPAYQICPRIIPNTEPSSRGRTGARTLADIKARALQARAQREAATAAIGGGGGPGGGRSTDEGGGGGESSSHTEHRRSKRAHGKRSSDLQRTQLLSSLHVNGEKANSEVAAQEANTNSFLSSRQDPFASKSEGSGDLERAAGTSSGEAQPGDGSPRRQFCDALTGSSLDNATSERQEESPEQLLCDPRTETPSCVASQERQSTKLKCVIPPMNGLSCSQVQGAVISPTGKRVVSEFKDVSDPAVQLDYHSDTKENSSSCPALLPELSSGGKECHEPEMVSRFRFNGSETFVEKCVADSDNSKMVTTGVEKADPALYNFAHLQAEKESDGKLSNEEQNTESLVKPSLYDDFISQNRIDTSEKLLQLRERCPRTEQENAHQPLRETQEFKTNGDDEVQSTHSETTDTASDFEADVADENVEMDICFRSVSCREVAGKDSSRHSSTERCDRIRSKSSVETDSLACVVDFPAVAAMSAAPASQRWEPHAPLPQKAERLTGSARPVSSVETSNPLVMQLLKGNLPLEEVLPVSHGNIKLEITQPLLDKQSESLSLQMERGSSCYFGKESSPDVGIKTSAPSRSDDFHSLRSSMDPPEKKCGSGAALPRAEDAEDQSTSEKHSKVGSTLSCQDQLANVASASQKPEDMGPRERTFSSCSFEEQKELSKVHRVPQHSPLTSVVTNRSPEKLNASTEPQFLSPTVTSLGPNQTGGTSVNKNYVGVQGKKLFGSGFPCNPSVRLHHSRALDQISAMGTLSPSKQIPLSKSCASGEGMPVARDEWTSKQHTDTLGGIKNENVLACGSPAKSNMENQKDAAQNPVELTEHLQSVPLVMDLPFFKFSREPGKGHNHPLEPSSIPSQLNIKQAFYGKLSKLQLNSTSFNYSSSTPAFPRSLAGSMMQLTHKANFAANHNTSLSVQMFADSSSVDEISFKCSCSLKAMIMCKGCGAFCHDDCIGPSKLCVLCLVVR
- the ASXL1 gene encoding polycomb group protein ASXL1 isoform X1, which codes for MKEMKQRRKKERTWAEAARLVLENYSDAPMTPKQILQVIEAEGLKEMSGTSPLACLNAMLHSNSRGGDGLFYKLPGRISLFTLKKDALQWSRNLPVPEGEELEDTADAESCESNEASTVSGDNDVSLDETSSNASCSTESQSKGPAATRESYRTASQTSKQKKKTGVMLPRVVLTPLKVNGAHMESASGFTGRHADGESSSTSSSSSSSLALCKATLRSRTEINRDPPQLLRGIRKPTAGQMKRNRGEDIDFETPGSILVNTNLRALINSRTFNALPSHFQQQLLYLLPEVDRQVGADGLMRLSGSALNNEFFTHAAQSWRERLADGEFTHEMQVRIRQEMEKEKRVEQWKEKFFEDYYGQKLGLTQEESQEQNLVQEDAENRTGLSVKGEARLPRGPSTRQRDGHFKKRSRADLRCRARRSLYKLREPEQMEASKETASVGPDSSLHKETKPEKDLKKDDLTSPSAAVLKPESSELHLSPETSKLHSKSEDLSLAAANRIPSLPQENSARESKDQKRKCFEEAASASFPEKKPRLEDRQSFRNTIESVHPEKPQPTKEEPKVPPIRIQLSRIKPPWVVKGQPAYQICPRIIPNTEPSSRGRTGARTLADIKARALQARAQREAATAAIGGGGGPGGGRSTDEGGGGGESSSHTEHRRSKRAHGKRSSDLQRTQLLSSLHVNGEKANSEVAAQEANTNSFLSSRQDPFASKSEGSGDLERAAGTSSGEAQPGDGSPRRQFCDALTGSSLDNATSERQEESPEQLLCDPRTETPSCVASQERQSTKLKCVIPPMNGLSCSQVQGAVISPTGKRVVSEFKDVSDPAVQLDYHSDTKENSSSCPALLPELSSGGKECHEPEMVSRFRFNGSETFVEKCVADSDNSKMVTTGVEKADPALYNFAHLQAEKESDGKLSNEEQNTESLVKPSLYDDFISQNRIDTSEKLLQLRERCPRTEQENAHQPLRETQEFKTNGDDEVQSTHSETTDTASDFEADVADENVEMDICFRSVSCREVAGKDSSRHSSTERCDRIRSKSSVETDSLACVVDFPAVAAMSAAPASQRWEPHAPLPQKAERLTGSARPVSSVETSNPLVMQLLKGNLPLEEVLPVSHGNIKLEITQPLLDKQSESLSLQMERGSSCYFGKESSPDVGIKTSAPSRSDDFHSLRSSMDPPEKKCGSGAALPRAEDAEDQSTSEKHSKVGSTLSCQDQLANVASASQKPEDMGPRERTFSSCSFEEQKELSKVHRVPQHSPLTSVVTNRSPEKLNASTEPQFLSPTVTSLGPNQTGGTSVNKNYVGVQGKKLFGSGFPCNPSVRLHHSRALDQISAMGTLSPSKQIPLSKSCASGEGMPVARDEWTSKQHTDTLGGIKNENVLACGSPAKSNMENQKDAAQNPVELTEHLQSVPLVMDLPFFKFSREPGKGHNHPLEPSSIPSQLNIKQAFYGKLSKLQLNSTSFNYSSSTPAFPRSLAGSMMQLTHKANFAANHNTSLSVQMFADSSSVDEISFKCSCSLKAMIMCKGCGAFCHDDCIGPSKLCVLCLVVR